In the genome of candidate division TA06 bacterium, one region contains:
- a CDS encoding Gfo/Idh/MocA family oxidoreductase — MSKLKIGVIGVGHLGQHHARALAELPQAELAGVADINEPRARKVAGRHKVQFYSDYCELLKQVDAVSIVVPTTMHHQVAKDALAAGKHVLVEKPITATVAQAEELVALAESKNLKLQVGHIERFNPALKAAAGHIHNPKFIECIRISPFSSRNTDVPVVLDLMIHDIDIILTFVHSELERVSAAGLSLVSGKEDIANARLEFRNGCLANLTASRISSKKERKARFFQLDSYISVDYLNPGVKICKLNGDPRGVSDLSKVVDCIEPEIAKTEQLKAELSSFADCILDGAVPLVTGQDGLRALQVAEKIMKEIKKRNERLKREI, encoded by the coding sequence TTGTCAAAGTTAAAAATCGGAGTAATAGGAGTTGGCCACCTGGGGCAACACCATGCCCGGGCGCTGGCCGAACTGCCCCAGGCCGAACTGGCCGGAGTGGCCGATATTAACGAACCCCGGGCCCGGAAGGTTGCCGGCCGCCACAAGGTGCAGTTTTACAGCGATTATTGTGAGCTTTTAAAGCAGGTTGATGCGGTAAGCATTGTAGTGCCTACCACAATGCATCATCAAGTGGCCAAGGATGCTTTGGCGGCCGGGAAACATGTATTGGTGGAAAAGCCTATCACTGCCACTGTCGCCCAGGCCGAGGAATTAGTGGCCTTGGCTGAATCCAAAAACCTGAAACTACAGGTGGGACATATCGAGCGCTTCAACCCAGCGCTGAAGGCTGCGGCCGGCCACATCCATAACCCAAAATTCATAGAATGCATCCGCATCTCCCCGTTTTCCAGCCGCAACACCGATGTGCCGGTGGTGCTGGACCTAATGATCCACGACATCGACATCATCCTGACCTTTGTTCACTCGGAACTGGAGCGGGTCTCGGCCGCCGGGCTCAGCTTGGTCAGCGGGAAGGAGGACATCGCTAACGCCCGGCTGGAGTTCAGGAACGGGTGCCTGGCCAATCTCACCGCTTCCCGCATCTCCAGTAAAAAAGAGCGCAAGGCCCGGTTCTTCCAGCTGGATTCTTACATCAGCGTCGACTACCTGAATCCCGGGGTCAAGATCTGCAAATTGAATGGCGACCCCAGGGGGGTATCCGATCTGTCCAAGGTGGTGGATTGCATCGAGCCGGAGATCGCTAAGACCGAGCAGCTTAAGGCCGAGCTGTCCTCCTTTGCCGATTGCATTCTCGATGGCGCCGTGCCGCTGGTAACCGGCCAGGACGGCTTAA
- a CDS encoding GNAT family N-acetyltransferase, with protein sequence MNIVKGASLRERILTLTSENIYLRPPGPGDLPYIQKLWADPDTMEKVGGPIVRDEDRARCWFEKMVDPGSDKDRYFLIVNWENIPVGEASFHRFDPSTKTAEFNIKIEARHRYKSYGPEAVRLILKYFFSEFGGEMMIALVALENTTGQRALLSVGFEHDPSRTDVFMARMTKQRFCSRRT encoded by the coding sequence ATTAATATCGTCAAAGGAGCATCTCTTAGGGAGCGCATTTTAACACTGACGTCAGAAAATATTTACCTGCGTCCGCCGGGTCCAGGCGATCTGCCGTATATCCAAAAGCTCTGGGCCGACCCGGACACCATGGAGAAAGTAGGCGGTCCAATTGTGAGGGATGAGGACCGGGCACGGTGCTGGTTCGAGAAGATGGTTGATCCTGGATCGGACAAGGACCGCTATTTTCTGATCGTCAATTGGGAAAACATCCCGGTGGGCGAGGCAAGCTTTCACCGTTTTGATCCGAGCACGAAAACTGCTGAATTCAACATCAAGATCGAGGCGCGGCACCGATATAAAAGCTACGGTCCTGAAGCGGTTAGGTTGATATTGAAATACTTTTTCAGTGAATTTGGCGGCGAGATGATGATCGCTCTGGTCGCGCTGGAAAACACTACCGGGCAGAGGGCGCTCCTGTCGGTCGGCTTTGAGCATGACCCTTCGCGGACCGATGTCTTTATGGCGCGGATGACGAAACAGCGGTTCTGTTCGCGACGCACTTAA
- a CDS encoding nitroreductase family protein, which yields MDVKTAIQTRRAYRWLAPVKIEPEIIEQLAAAASLAPSCFNKQPWRFVFVYGREVLEKLKPAFSPGNEWCHDASMVIAVFSKKELDCAMKDGREYYLFDSGLAVMALILRATELGLVAHPIAGFDPNKVREVLGIPEEMTVVTLINVGKHDANINPKLSPDQAAGEASRPQRLSFEKFAYIDKYSE from the coding sequence ATGGACGTTAAAACCGCCATCCAAACCCGGCGGGCATATCGCTGGCTGGCCCCGGTCAAAATAGAACCAGAGATCATCGAACAGTTGGCCGCCGCCGCCTCACTGGCTCCGTCCTGCTTCAACAAGCAGCCCTGGCGCTTCGTCTTCGTTTACGGCCGGGAAGTGTTGGAAAAACTGAAACCGGCGTTCTCTCCCGGCAACGAATGGTGCCACGATGCTTCGATGGTCATCGCGGTTTTCAGCAAAAAAGAGTTGGACTGCGCCATGAAGGACGGACGGGAATACTACCTGTTTGATTCCGGCCTGGCAGTGATGGCCCTCATCCTAAGGGCCACGGAGCTGGGCCTGGTGGCGCATCCCATTGCCGGATTCGATCCCAACAAAGTGAGAGAGGTGCTGGGGATACCGGAAGAAATGACAGTGGTGACCCTGATAAACGTGGGAAAGCACGATGCGAACATAAACCCCAAACTGAGCCCGGACCAGGCCGCAGGCGAGGCCAGCCGTCCGCAAAGATTGTCCTTCGAAAAATTCGCTTACATTGACAAATACAGTGAATAG